A segment of the Nasonia vitripennis strain AsymCx chromosome 2, Nvit_psr_1.1, whole genome shotgun sequence genome:
TAAGGATGAACGTTTTCACGTAAGAATCAgcgtataaaataatttagcatatatcgattgaaaaatcAGCCTTACCAATGCGCTGAATCCGTCAGTTCGAGCTCTTTAATACGATCGTTTCGGTAAGAGGAGCGCAAATGAAGCGACTGATTATCCCATTTCCTAGGCTCTCCAACTTTCCAATCGGGATTGTCATACCTCGAGGACCACTCTTCATCGTGGGCCTCGGAACGGGGAAGACTTTCCCGGTCCCACATAGCTCGACCGCGCCACTCGCGATCCTCCCAGTCGTTTGCCGCCGCGTAAGGACGCTCACGCTCGAGCCCATCGTGGTGCACGTCCCAGTTGTCGCTGTTCGCTTCGTCCCTACAATGTCGAATAAGTATGTAATTACTTTTACGTTAGGACGAGAAAAAGACAAAAGTACAGGAAAACACCGTACCGCGCAGGTCTCAGCTTATCGCCAGCATACAGAGGATGATGTAGCTCCTGGAAAGGTCTTTCCGTCGACAAGCCATATCTCGATGAAGACCTATCATCACTGCCCCTGGCAGCTCGTCCTCGTTCTGCAAAGGGACTATTGTAGCGGCGCGACTCGAGTGAAGACTTCCTCCGCTCGTCTTCGTGTCCATGATGGTCGCGATAATCCAGGTGGGCCGGTGGCTCCTCCTGCTCGTCCCAGTGCTCCGGAGGCGGTGGTGGCGGTGGCGGAGGTGGCGGTGGTGGTGGAGGAGGCGGCGGTGCTAGTCTTCCATAGCCTCGCTCGAACTCACGCCTCGGGCTTTCTCTGCTTCTGTCCAGCTTGATCGGCTCCTTAGCTCGCTCGTCGGCGAACCGGCCGCTGGCGTATCTGTGCCGGTACAGTTGGTGATCGCGACCGGAGCTAGACTTGTCGCGCTCGCGTCCCTCGAAGCCGCGCTGCGAGGACCCGCCGGACTTGGGCTCGGGTCGGCGCTCGCGGTCTCGGTCTCGCGAGCCCTTTTCCAGACCTAGCTCTTTGGGTCGATCCTTGTAGCGCGTCGCCTTGTCCAGAGGTTCACGCTCCCTTTCCCGTTCCCGCTTGCCACCGTCTCGATCTCTATCCCTGTCTCTGTCCCTATCCCCCCGGTCGCggtctctctcccgctctcgtTCGGGCCGTCTATCGCGCTGCTTGTCCCGAGCGCCGAGGCTTGAGTGGCTCCGAGAGTCCCGATCGTTGTGCTCCTTATCTCGGCGGTCCTTGGCGCGCTTGTCCTCCAGCTCACGGGCCTTTCTCTGCTGCTCATCTTGGCTCAGCGACTTGGGCCGGTCGAGCTTGCCACGGCCGTCGTCCCGGTCCTTGCTGCGCTCCGCGTGCTTGTGgggctcgcgcgagcgactcAGCTGCTTGTCCTGCGGGCGTGACGACTCGTTTCtggcgcgcgacgacgacgacgacgacttgtCCGGGGGAGTGCGGCTGCGCTTGGACGACGACTTGGCCGACAAAGAGTTGCTGTCCTTGGCCGACGAATAGGGCCCCTTCAATCTGTCGATTGGTGGCGTCCTGGACCTGCGTTCCCGGTCCTTGGATCTTGGCTTAGAGCGATCTACACTCTTGCCCTTGTCATCGGGGGGACGCAGCTTGCCCTTGTCCACGTCCTTGCCCGCTCGATCGAGCCTATCCGAGCGTTCTATCCGCTCGGCGGCGGCCTTCTTCTGGGCCTGCATCTCCTTGACCATTTCATCGGACTCGCGCAATTTCTTGTGATGCCGATCCTTTTCGGACTCGCGCAGCTTTGAGCGCGGCGAAGCACTTCTCGTTCGCTCTTTGGCCTTACTGGTTGGCACTTGGGCGCCACCGTGAGACGACGAGACGCTTGCTGGCACTGCGGGTGACTTGgctctaggtgtagaaatatgTTTATGAGCTACAAGCAAAGTGTTTGGTTTCTTTATGGATTTTGGAGGGCTATCTTTCTTTGGGGACTCGACGAGTTTGCGTTTCTTTTTTGGTGGCAACTTTTCGATATTAGCTCCTAAACGCTTTAACTTTAATCTGCAAACCAACAAGTTTAATTATTGTCGGGGTGAGGGCTCTTGCACACAAAAAGGGATCAAGGTTATACGTTTTTTCAGTATATAGGAATCAAACACTCTCTGACCACACTTTTGCATCGGCATGGTTTGAGTTTTCTGAGCCAATGCAAAAGTCTTAAGTGATTGTAAAGTACAAGTAAGCTAAAAAGATTAAAACtcactttttctttctctctttgtcATCATCGAATTCAGGCGAGGCACTATGCTTTGTTTTCTTGAATTTCTTGACTTTCTTGCGAGAATCAGATGTTGAACTTGAGGACGAATCGTCGCTACTGGAACTAGTACTGCTACTGGATGAACTAGAACTTCGCGAACTGGAAGAACTGCTCATTgccttttttttatactttattttttccttgCCATGCACCTCCTTGTCTTTCTTCATCTGTATTTCCAACTCCCTCTGCAAGAGCTGTCTCCGTCTTTCAAGTACTTTTTCGTCCTCGTACTCCAAATCCGTTTGGTTCCACTCTTCCAAGTTCAAGTCTGGACTGTGAGATGTGGTCTTTACAATTTTAGATGTGAGTCGCTTGAATGGGTCCTCGATAAGCTACAAAGATCAAATTACTGTAAATAGCCTTGTACAAGGGAAAATGAATGAGAAATGCAACGTGGACTTACCAAAGGAGGATTTGTAGGTGCATTATCCTTCTTCACTCGCTTGGAAGGACTTGTCAGTGTATGTGTGTTCGCATATCTGAAACAAAACAGTTGATGTTGATAATACTGTTTTTTAAGTGTCGCAAGTGCATAGC
Coding sequences within it:
- the LOC100679030 gene encoding zinc finger CCCH domain-containing protein 13-like isoform X1, whose translation is MSKSNIRKITVDPTKCNIDSRRPSVFERLGTKPAVATAAQNATDFCRNWAVTGNCSYGKSCKYANTHTLTSPSKRVKKDNAPTNPPLLIEDPFKRLTSKIVKTTSHSPDLNLEEWNQTDLEYEDEKVLERRRQLLQRELEIQMKKDKEVHGKEKIKYKKKAMSSSSSSRSSSSSSSSTSSSSDDSSSSSTSDSRKKVKKFKKTKHSASPEFDDDKERKKKLKLKRLGANIEKLPPKKKRKLVESPKKDSPPKSIKKPNTLLVAHKHISTPRAKSPAVPASVSSSHGGAQVPTSKAKERTRSASPRSKLRESEKDRHHKKLRESDEMVKEMQAQKKAAAERIERSDRLDRAGKDVDKGKLRPPDDKGKSVDRSKPRSKDRERRSRTPPIDRLKGPYSSAKDSNSLSAKSSSKRSRTPPDKSSSSSSRARNESSRPQDKQLSRSREPHKHAERSKDRDDGRGKLDRPKSLSQDEQQRKARELEDKRAKDRRDKEHNDRDSRSHSSLGARDKQRDRRPERERERDRDRGDRDRDRDRDRDGGKREREREREPLDKATRYKDRPKELGLEKGSRDRDRERRPEPKSGGSSQRGFEGRERDKSSSGRDHQLYRHRYASGRFADERAKEPIKLDRSRESPRREFERGYGRLAPPPPPPPPPPPPPPPPPPEHWDEQEEPPAHLDYRDHHGHEDERRKSSLESRRYNSPFAERGRAARGSDDRSSSRYGLSTERPFQELHHPLYAGDKLRPARDEANSDNWDVHHDGLERERPYAAANDWEDREWRGRAMWDRESLPRSEAHDEEWSSRYDNPDWKVGEPRKWDNQSLHLRSSYRNDRIKELELTDSAHCKRRPFVTPDRREELPSHAAKQALHNSMKDEPINKKLMELAEGRPRRSREKSADSFHKKMLPKEKPEVKEPPPPEPKRFCLDEPLPTLHTESDLSDISDDPDDILNMEEEITTDIKCPLKKSLDNDRDSASVKSQELSHPSPKPPLDDGVFSKDKDTAEAYSNKNNIEEESMETMDFEEISDGELEEDIKTSCKGLGDALGVDWESLVKESQPRRLANTSHDNAQDRWQCKAVFQRIGISVKAAGHELVEKLLNKYTDNESNKLLLNNVAFVHTALARKQLLPNSSYKLISNDDLLYRTKSEVDVDDIENLVPCTSLYEQAKMLLQQTA
- the LOC100679030 gene encoding zinc finger CCCH domain-containing protein 13-like isoform X2, which gives rise to MSKSNIRKITVDPTKCNIDSRRPSVFERLGTKPAVATAAQNATDFCRNWAVTGNCSYGKSCKYANTHTLTSPSKRVKKDNAPTNPPLLIEDPFKRLTSKIVKTTSHSPDLNLEEWNQTDLEYEDEKVLERRRQLLQRELEIQMKKDKEVHGKEKIKYKKKAMSSSSSSRSSSSSSSSTSSSSDDSSSSSTSDSRKKVKKFKKTKHSASPEFDDDKERKKKAKSPAVPASVSSSHGGAQVPTSKAKERTRSASPRSKLRESEKDRHHKKLRESDEMVKEMQAQKKAAAERIERSDRLDRAGKDVDKGKLRPPDDKGKSVDRSKPRSKDRERRSRTPPIDRLKGPYSSAKDSNSLSAKSSSKRSRTPPDKSSSSSSRARNESSRPQDKQLSRSREPHKHAERSKDRDDGRGKLDRPKSLSQDEQQRKARELEDKRAKDRRDKEHNDRDSRSHSSLGARDKQRDRRPERERERDRDRGDRDRDRDRDRDGGKREREREREPLDKATRYKDRPKELGLEKGSRDRDRERRPEPKSGGSSQRGFEGRERDKSSSGRDHQLYRHRYASGRFADERAKEPIKLDRSRESPRREFERGYGRLAPPPPPPPPPPPPPPPPPPEHWDEQEEPPAHLDYRDHHGHEDERRKSSLESRRYNSPFAERGRAARGSDDRSSSRYGLSTERPFQELHHPLYAGDKLRPARDEANSDNWDVHHDGLERERPYAAANDWEDREWRGRAMWDRESLPRSEAHDEEWSSRYDNPDWKVGEPRKWDNQSLHLRSSYRNDRIKELELTDSAHCKRRPFVTPDRREELPSHAAKQALHNSMKDEPINKKLMELAEGRPRRSREKSADSFHKKMLPKEKPEVKEPPPPEPKRFCLDEPLPTLHTESDLSDISDDPDDILNMEEEITTDIKCPLKKSLDNDRDSASVKSQELSHPSPKPPLDDGVFSKDKDTAEAYSNKNNIEEESMETMDFEEISDGELEEDIKTSCKGLGDALGVDWESLVKESQPRRLANTSHDNAQDRWQCKAVFQRIGISVKAAGHELVEKLLNKYTDNESNKLLLNNVAFVHTALARKQLLPNSSYKLISNDDLLYRTKSEVDVDDIENLVPCTSLYEQAKMLLQQTA